A stretch of DNA from Maridesulfovibrio sp.:
TGTGAATTCACTTTCACATATTGGGGGAATAAATTGAGCAGAAGAATGGACCGGGTTTCGCGCAGAGAGCAGATTGCCGAGGAAGCACTGAAGCTTGCCTCGCAGGGAGTTTCGGCAATAACCATGGAAAATGTGGCCAGAAGTTGCGGTGTTGTTTCTTCCGCTCTTTATCGCCACTACAGGAACAAGGATGAGCTTTTCGACGGGGTGCTCGCGCTTGTGCGGAGCAAGCTGTTGCATGGTCTGGATATCTCTGCGGAAAAGGGAAAAACTCCCTTGGACATGCTCAGGATGCTTTCTCGCCGACATGCTGAACTGCTGTATCAGCATCCGGGAATAC
This window harbors:
- a CDS encoding TetR/AcrR family transcriptional regulator, producing MSRRMDRVSRREQIAEEALKLASQGVSAITMENVARSCGVVSSALYRHYRNKDELFDGVLALVRSKLLHGLDISAEKGKTPLDMLRMLSRRHAELLYQHPGILRLIFSDAVLESNSARRNGIIALMKEYRTVAASIALKGQETGQIRKDIRPEDVVFMLLGSIIPPSFLYHVSGGDFDPREQVKRSYALFEESIRAAR